In the genome of Entelurus aequoreus isolate RoL-2023_Sb linkage group LG15, RoL_Eaeq_v1.1, whole genome shotgun sequence, one region contains:
- the hacd1 gene encoding very-long-chain (3R)-3-hydroxyacyl-CoA dehydratase 1 codes for MASIEEDGAAEEKENNNKKRTKGAMATAWLTFYNIAMTAGWLVLAIAMMRFYMQKGTHKGLYRNIARTLKFFQTLALVEVGHCAIGIVRTSVIVTGVQVCSRIFMVWFITNSIRQVQNEESVLLFLVVWTLTEITRYSYYTFNLLNLLPYFIKWARYNLFIVLYPLGVAGELLTIYSALPFVRRSGMYSIRLPNKYNVSFDYYYCLIVIMLSYIPLFPQLFFHMLRQRRRVLHGEVIVEKDD; via the exons ATGGCGTCCATCGAGGAGGACGGCGCGGCGGAGgagaaagaaaacaacaacaagaagcgAACGAAAGGCGCCATGGCCACAGCGTGGCTCACCTTCTACAACATCGCTATGACCGCCGG GTGGTTGGTTCTGGCCATCGCCATGATGCGTTTCTACATGCAGAAGGGCACCCACAAAGGTCTATACAGGAACATCGCCAGGACCCTCAAGTTCTTCCAGACTTTGGCTTTAGTGGAG GTGGGACACTGTGCCATCG GAATCGTGAGGACTTCTGTGATCGTGACCGGGGTTCAAGTGTGCTCACGGATCTTCATGGTTTGGTTCATTACCAACAGCATCAGACAG GTCCAGAATGAAGAAAGTGTTCTGCTGTTCCTGGTGGTGTGGACGCTGACAGAGATTACCAGATATTCCTACTACACCTTCAACCTGCTCAACCTCCTGCCGTACTTCATCAAATGGGCCAG ATACAACCTCTTCATCGTCTTGTACCCGCTGGGGGTGGCGGGCGAGCTGCTCACCATCTACTCGGCGTTGCCCTTCGTGCGCAGGTCCGGAATGTACTCCATAAGGCTCCCCAACAAGTACAACGTGTCCTTCGACTACTACTACTGCCTCATCGTCATCATGCTGTCTTACATCCCAC TGTTTCCTCAGCTCTTCTTCCATATGCTGCGGCAGAGGAGGAGAGTTCTTCACGGGGAGGTCATCGTGGAAAAAGATGACTAG